A single Amia ocellicauda isolate fAmiCal2 chromosome 9, fAmiCal2.hap1, whole genome shotgun sequence DNA region contains:
- the got2a gene encoding aspartate aminotransferase, mitochondrial gives MALLKSGKIISSVGAYCPSLAVFPIRASSWWSNVEMGPPDPILGVTEAFKRDTNPKKMNLGVGAYRDDQGKPYVLSCVRKAETQIAAKNLDKEYLPIGGLGEFAKASAELALGPTNEVLKSGRYVTVQTISGTGSLRVGGNFLSRFHTASRDVYLPKPSWGNHTPIFRDAGMQLKAYRYYDPKTCGFDATGALDDISKIPEKSIILFHACAHNPTGVDPRPEQWKEISALVKKRNLFPFFDMAYQGFASGDIDRDAWAVRHFLEEGHNIVLSQSYAKNMGLYGERVGAFTVVCSDAEEAKRVESQLKILIRPMYSNPPVNGARIAATIMNTPDLRKEWLEEVKGMANRIISMREQLVSNLKKEGSTHNWQHVTDQIGMFCFTGLKPEQVEHLTKEFSVYMTKDGRISMAGVTSANVGYLAHGIHQVTK, from the exons ATGGCTCTGCTGAAATCTGGCAAGATAATCTCCAGTGTTGGGGCTTACTGCCCTTCTCTGGCCGTGTTCCCCATCCGAGCCAG CTCCTGGTGGTCCAATGTAGAGATGGGCCCTCCCGACCCCATTCTCGGGGTGACTGAGGCCTTCAAGCGTGACACCAACCCCAAGAAGATGAACCTGGGGGTGGGGGCGTATCGCGATGACCAGGGCAAGCCCTATGTCCTCAGCTGTGTGCGCAAG GCAGAGACTCAGATTGCTGCCAAGAACCTGGACAAGGAGTACCTGCCAATCGGAGGCCTAGGGGAGTTTGCCAAGGCCTCAGCTGAGCTGGCGCTGGGACCCACCAACGAGGTCCTGAAGAGCGGCAGG TACGTCACTGTGCAGACCATTTCCGGTACGGGGTCCTTGAGGGTCGGAGGAAACTTCCTG TCCCGCTTCCACACTGCAAGTCGTGACGTCTACCTGCCCAAGCCCTCATGGGGAAACCACACCCCCATCTTCAGGGATGCTGGGATGCAGCTGAAGGCATACCGCTACTATGACCCCAAGACCTGTGGATTTGATGCCACTGGGGCCCTGGATGATATCTCT AAAATCCCAGAGAAAAGCATCATCCTGTTCCACGCCTGTGCCCACAACCCCACGGGCGTGGACCCCCGGCCCGAGCAGTGGAAGGAAATCTCTGCTCTGGTGAAG AAAAGGAACCTGTTCCCCTTCTTCGACATGGCATACCAGGGCTTTGCTAGCGGGGATATCGATCGTGATGCGTGGGCTGTGCGCCACTTCCTGGAGGAAGGCCACAACATCGTGCTCTCCCAGTCTTATGCCAAGAACATGGGGCTGTATG GTGAGCGTGTGGGGGCGTTCACGGTGGTATGCAGCGACGCTGAGGAGGCCAAGCGTGTAGAGTCCCAGCTCAAAATCCTGATCCGCCCCATGTACTCCAACCCCCCTGTCAACGGAGCCCGCATCGCCGCCACCATCATGAACACCCCAGATCTGCGCAAGGAGTG GCTGGAGGAGGTGAAGGGGATGGCTAACCGCATCATCAGCATGAGGGAGCAGCTGGTGTCCAACCTGAAGAAGGAGGGCTCCACTCACAACTGGCAGCATGTCACTGACCAGATTGGCATGTTCTGCTTCACTGGCCTAAAGCCTGAGCAG GTGGAGCATCTGACCAAGGAATTCTCAGTCTACATGACGAAGGACGGGCGCATCTCCATGGCTGGTGTCACTTCCGCAAACGTGGGCTACCTGGCGCATGGCATCCACCAGGTCACCAAGTAG
- the LOC136758872 gene encoding E3 ubiquitin-protein ligase TRIM21, which translates to MASMGAALDVSEKVPECPLCHRVCQMPSALQCGHCFCLRCIQEVWSGSPTGPYYCPECKAEYRNMPALGRRDTDRDMGPSSSALMRDGAISSSSSLPRQAGDSSDARGRKREGPSLGGERESKRVRDLSGSAAHTEEQSSVPCNYCTTAGQRAVKTCLVCGASMCAKHLQIHLEVPVFQSHPLVQPTADISAWKCLEHQEMLKIYCQECSLCVCTVCTVIGAHKNHFCVSVSEAEQELRKNLKDGMNKIEENGQIVQDRVGVLLEKKLNIQRMVSEARAHVQQQYESMRQALQKEEQKALQVLSQEEARVLGSIEAHVEQLEDTLHTIEQNVGVLEKLSDTTGPSRMRDQAFIKEYSKIASSVSELSRPLEELEPPQEINRRRLERLQEWADRRLEAVTLPQTDRNCLLALYGTSPSLNPDTVYSKLVLSQENRCVSYSEEAQPYPPHVARFSNFPQVLGSQAWDGGRCYWEVEVSGEGRWKVGVCGEQISRKGTDDACRLGYSNNSWCLYGDCGKMEVLHNKEVLPLAHSPPCRVGVFVDFEDSSLSFYSVTEDTLTLLHRFQESFTQPLFPALAASKTQLTICSVFQ; encoded by the exons ATGGCCAGTATGGGTGCAGCTTTGGATGTCTCTGAGAAGGTGCCCGAGTGCCCACTGTGCCACCGGGTGTGCCAGATGCCCTCTGCCCTGCAGTGCGGTCACTGCTTCTGTCTGCGCTGCATCCAAGAGGTGTGGAGTGGATCCCCGACAGGTCCCTACTACTGCCCCGAGTGCAAGGCAGAGTACAGGAACATGCCTGCCCTGGGAAGAagggacacagacagagatatgGGTCCTTCCAGCTCTGCCCTGATGAGAGATGGTGCAatctccagctcctcctccttGCCCAGACAGGCGGGGGACTCTAGCGATGCAaggggaagaaagagagagggccCCAGCCtgggaggtgagagagagagcaagcgaGTGCGAGATCTCTCGGGCTCTGCAGCACACACCGAGGAGCAGAGCAGTGTGCCCTGCAACTACTGCACCACAGCGGGGCAGCGGGCAGTGAAGACCTGCCTGGTGTGTGGGGCCTCTATGTGTGCGAAACACCTGCAGATCCACCTGGAGGTGCCCGTGTTCCAGAGTCATCCCCTGGTCCAGCCCACAGCAGACATCTCTGcctggaagtgcctggagcacCAGGAGATGCTCAAGATCTACTGCCAGGAGtgcagcttgtgtgtgtgcactgtcTGCACTGTCATCGGAGCCCACAAGAACCACTTCTGTGTCAGTGTCAGCGAGGCCGAGCAGGAGCTCAGG AAAAATTTGAAAGACGGAATGAATAAAATAGAGGAAAACGGACAGATTGTTCAAGACAGAGTGGGAGTGCTTCTGGAGAAGAAACTGAACATCCAG CGGATGGTGAGTGAGGCGCGGGCCCACGTGCAGCAGCAGTACGAGTCCATGCGGCAGGCCCTGCAGAAGGAGGAGCAGAAGGCCTTGCAGGTGCTTTCCCAGGAGGAAGCTCGGGTCCTGGGCAGCATCGAGGCACACGTGGAGCAGCTGGAGGACACGCTGCACACCATCGAGCAGAACGTGGGGGTCCTGGAGAAGCTGTCTGACACCACAGGGCCATCACGAATGCGAGACCAGGCATTCATCAAG GAGTACAGCAAGATAGCAAGCAG TGTGAGTGAGCTGTCCAGACCATTGGAGGAGCTGGAGCCCCCCCAGGAGATAAACCGCAGGCGGCTGGAGCGACTGCAGGAGTGGGCTGACAGGAGGCTGGAAGCAGTGACTCTGCCACAGACTGACCGGAACTGCCTCCTAGCGCTCT ATGGGACCTCACCCTCGCTGAACCCGGACACTGTGTACAGCAAGCTGGTCCTGTCCCAGGAGAACAGGTGCGTGTCCTACAGTGAGGAGGCCCAGCCATACCCACCACACGTTGCACGCTTCAGTAACTTCCCCCAGGTGCTGGGCTCCCAGGCTTGGGACGGGGGTCGCTGCTACTGGGAGGTGGAGGTGAGCGGCGAGGGGCGCTGGAAAGTGGGGGTGTGCGGTGAGCAGATCAGCAGGAAAGGGACTGATGATGCCTGTCGCCTGGGCTACAGCAATAACTCCTGGTGCCTGTATGGGGACTGCGGTAAAATGGAGGTGCTGCACAACAAGGAGGTCCTGCCCCTGGCTCACAGCCCCCCGTGCAGGGTGGGGGTGTTTGTGGATTTCGAGGACAGCTCCCTGTCCTTCTACAGCGTGACCGAGGACACTCTGACCTTACTGCATCGCTTCCAGGAGAGCTTCACCCAGCCCCTGTTCCCAGCCCTGGCAGCTTCCAAAACCCAGCTCACCATCTGCAGTGTTTTCCAGTGA